A section of the Flavobacteriales bacterium genome encodes:
- a CDS encoding ABC transporter permease subunit, whose product MGKVLYYTLVDLARNRSVLAFAALLFVVAEGLFLVEADAVKALLSLVQVMLALIPLVSLVFTVVYTYGTQEFTQLLAVQPIGRGAILGGRMAALGLAFLVALLFGLGLPLTAHAAGATAMVLLASAVLLAWVFMALGTLVALVNRDKARGVGVALATWACLVLVYDALLMALLFAFSDRPIEPFVLPVAALNPIDLARIAVTIQVDLAAMLGYSGAVYKDLLGSGPGIALALSLMVLWIAWPTLAAFRVFRRKDL is encoded by the coding sequence ATGGGCAAGGTGCTCTACTATACCCTGGTGGACCTGGCGCGCAACCGCTCCGTGCTGGCCTTCGCTGCCCTGCTCTTCGTGGTGGCCGAAGGGCTGTTCCTGGTGGAGGCCGATGCCGTGAAGGCGTTGCTGAGCCTGGTGCAGGTGATGCTGGCCCTGATCCCGTTGGTGAGCCTGGTGTTCACGGTGGTCTATACCTACGGGACGCAGGAGTTCACCCAATTGCTGGCCGTACAACCCATCGGGCGCGGGGCGATCCTGGGCGGACGCATGGCGGCGCTGGGCCTGGCCTTCCTGGTGGCCTTGCTTTTCGGGCTCGGCCTGCCGCTCACCGCACATGCGGCCGGGGCCACCGCCATGGTGCTGCTGGCCTCCGCCGTGCTGCTCGCCTGGGTGTTCATGGCACTGGGCACGCTCGTGGCCCTGGTGAACCGTGACAAGGCGCGCGGGGTGGGCGTGGCCCTGGCCACCTGGGCGTGCCTGGTGCTGGTGTACGACGCCCTGCTCATGGCCCTCCTCTTCGCCTTCAGCGACCGCCCCATCGAGCCGTTCGTGCTTCCCGTGGCGGCCTTGAACCCCATCGACCTGGCACGCATCGCCGTCACCATCCAGGTGGACCTGGCCGCCATGCTGGGCTACAGCGGTGCGGTCTACAAGGACCTTCTGGGCTCCGGGCCCGGCATCGCCCTGGCCCTCTCCCTCATGGTGCTCTGGATCGCCTGGCCCACGCTCGCGGCCTTCCGCGTCTTCCGCCGCAAGGACCTGTGA
- a CDS encoding nitrous oxide reductase family maturation protein NosD: MAPRSILCLLVLWSLPAFARVHLHRGGEGTLAALVARAAAGDTIVLDGVVNEGTVLIDRSLCLLGRPGAVIDGGGAGEVVVITAPDVTLQGLTIRGTRISSLHDNAGIKVNGAARPILRANRLEDCFFAIYLSGVRGAVVEGNVVQGMVVGEGQMGNGIHLWKCSEATIRRNSVRDHRDGIYFEFVTDSRIEDNLCRGNVRYGLHFMFSHRDTYARNVFLDNGAGVAVMFSHHIGMTGNRFLHNRGASAYGLLLKEINDGELKDNTFMDNTTGLLVDGCNRIRAEGNTFRTNGWALRLFANATGCSFTGNTFSGNTFDVSTNGDLMLNTIVANYWDRHLGYDLDRDGHGDVPYRPVGFFALLVERVPYAIVFSRSLFVTLLDRAERVIPSLSPAALKDDRPLMRPPHG; this comes from the coding sequence ATGGCGCCACGGTCCATCCTCTGTCTGCTGGTCCTGTGGTCGCTACCGGCGTTCGCCCGCGTCCACCTGCATCGTGGCGGTGAGGGCACGCTGGCGGCGCTCGTGGCCCGCGCCGCCGCGGGCGATACCATCGTGCTGGACGGTGTGGTGAACGAGGGCACCGTGCTCATCGATCGTTCCCTGTGCCTGCTCGGTCGGCCCGGTGCCGTCATCGACGGGGGCGGGGCGGGGGAGGTGGTGGTGATCACCGCGCCCGATGTCACGCTCCAGGGCCTCACCATCCGCGGAACCCGCATCAGCAGCCTGCACGACAACGCCGGCATCAAGGTGAACGGTGCGGCCCGGCCGATCCTCCGGGCCAACCGGTTGGAGGACTGCTTCTTCGCGATCTACCTCAGCGGGGTGCGCGGGGCCGTCGTGGAAGGCAACGTGGTGCAGGGAATGGTGGTGGGCGAGGGGCAGATGGGCAACGGCATCCACCTGTGGAAGTGCAGCGAGGCCACCATCCGCCGCAACAGCGTGCGCGACCATCGCGATGGCATCTACTTCGAGTTCGTCACCGACTCGCGCATCGAGGACAACCTGTGCCGGGGCAACGTGCGCTATGGACTGCACTTCATGTTCAGCCACCGCGATACCTATGCGCGCAACGTCTTCCTCGACAACGGCGCCGGGGTGGCCGTGATGTTCAGCCACCACATCGGCATGACGGGCAACCGGTTCCTGCACAACCGCGGGGCCAGCGCCTACGGGCTGCTGCTGAAGGAGATCAACGATGGGGAACTGAAGGACAACACCTTCATGGACAACACCACCGGCCTGCTGGTGGACGGCTGCAACCGCATCCGGGCCGAGGGCAACACATTCCGCACGAACGGTTGGGCCCTGCGGCTGTTCGCCAACGCCACGGGTTGTTCCTTCACCGGCAACACGTTCTCGGGGAACACCTTCGACGTGAGCACCAACGGCGACCTGATGCTGAACACCATCGTGGCCAATTACTGGGACCGGCATCTGGGCTACGACCTGGACCGCGACGGCCATGGCGATGTGCCCTACCGGCCGGTCGGTTTCTTCGCCCTGCTCGTGGAGCGCGTCCCGTACGCCATCGTGTTCTCCCGCAGCCTGTTCGTCACCCTGCTGGACCGTGCCGAGCGCGTGATCCCCTCCCTTTCGCCCGCCGCCCTGAAGGACGACCGGCCCCTGATGCGCCCCCCGCATGGATAA
- a CDS encoding nitrous oxide reductase accessory protein NosL, with product MKARRVPLFLLPLVLGACAPEAPTIDLGRVECAHCRMNVVDARFAAALITKGGRQYTFDGPECMVPHVSGGAIAASQVKSWYVSDIVRPGRLIDATTAHYAHGDAFRSPMRGDVAAFATAAERDSAIAVSGGEAWDWSTAQQRLAE from the coding sequence ATGAAGGCCCGCCGGGTTCCGTTGTTCCTCCTCCCGTTGGTCCTTGGGGCCTGCGCCCCGGAAGCACCCACCATCGACCTGGGCCGCGTGGAATGCGCGCACTGCCGAATGAACGTCGTGGACGCGCGCTTCGCCGCCGCACTGATCACCAAGGGGGGGCGGCAGTACACCTTTGACGGACCGGAGTGCATGGTGCCCCACGTGAGCGGGGGCGCGATCGCCGCATCCCAGGTGAAGTCCTGGTACGTGAGCGACATCGTGCGGCCCGGCCGGCTCATCGACGCCACCACGGCGCACTACGCCCACGGCGACGCCTTCCGCAGCCCGATGCGCGGGGATGTGGCCGCCTTCGCCACCGCCGCTGAGCGTGATTCGGCCATCGCGGTCTCCGGTGGCGAGGCCTGGGACTGGTCCACCGCACAGCAACGTCTGGCCGAATAG
- a CDS encoding fasciclin domain-containing protein gives MAFMATSLITACGGSTAGSGTPTTSTTAAPGGGQSTVVDEQSQKNIVAVAVGSKDHSTLVAAVKAAEYVDVLSNAGPFTVFAPVNAAFDALPAGTVEGLLKPEKKADLQNILEYHVWVGVLKAEQLTDGKVLNMVNLKNATISNKDGKLMINDATVVASVPTSNGIIHVIDKVLLPG, from the coding sequence ATGGCCTTCATGGCCACTTCGTTGATCACCGCCTGCGGCGGATCGACCGCTGGATCAGGTACCCCCACCACGAGCACAACGGCAGCCCCTGGAGGTGGGCAGTCCACCGTCGTGGATGAGCAATCCCAGAAGAACATCGTGGCCGTTGCGGTCGGTTCCAAGGACCACAGCACCCTTGTGGCGGCGGTGAAGGCCGCCGAGTATGTGGACGTGCTGAGCAACGCCGGTCCGTTCACCGTCTTCGCTCCGGTGAACGCCGCGTTCGACGCGCTTCCCGCCGGAACGGTCGAGGGCCTGTTGAAGCCCGAGAAGAAGGCCGACCTGCAGAACATCCTGGAGTACCACGTGTGGGTGGGCGTCCTGAAGGCCGAGCAGCTCACTGACGGCAAGGTGTTGAACATGGTGAACCTCAAGAACGCCACGATCTCCAACAAGGACGGCAAGCTCATGATCAATGATGCCACCGTGGTGGCCAGTGTGCCCACGAGCAACGGCATCATCCACGTGATCGACAAGGTGCTGCTCCCCGGTTGA
- the nadA gene encoding quinolinate synthase NadA, translated as MNTPVALHRQPASAGGQEDHPEALIHEIRRLKKDKGVVVLAHYYQTGEVQELADHIGDSLALAQAAERTDAPVILFCGVHFMAETAKILNPQRKVLLPDLAAGCSLADSAPAHKFRAFVAAHPDHVVVSYINCSAEVKAMSDIICTSSNAVRVVNSIPEDRPILFAPDKHLGAYVQRVTGRHMLLWDGTCEVHVNISIDKLKLLMGAHPEAKLIAHPECPAHILAEADHVGSTSSLLDLVKHDPGTSFIVATEAGILYNMRAAVPDKTLIPAPSFADNECACSECPYMKLNTLRKMRDALLHETPEILLDEEVRLRAHRALRRMLELG; from the coding sequence ATGAACACCCCGGTCGCGCTTCACCGGCAACCAGCTTCGGCGGGTGGACAGGAGGACCATCCCGAGGCCTTGATCCACGAGATCCGGCGCTTGAAGAAGGACAAGGGCGTCGTGGTGCTGGCCCACTACTACCAGACCGGTGAGGTGCAGGAGCTGGCCGACCACATCGGCGACAGCCTTGCGCTTGCCCAGGCGGCCGAGCGCACGGACGCACCGGTGATCCTCTTCTGCGGCGTACACTTCATGGCCGAAACGGCCAAGATCCTCAACCCGCAGCGCAAGGTGCTGCTGCCCGACCTGGCGGCCGGCTGTTCACTGGCGGACTCAGCCCCGGCGCACAAGTTCCGCGCGTTCGTTGCAGCCCACCCCGATCACGTGGTGGTGAGCTACATCAATTGCTCCGCTGAGGTGAAGGCGATGAGCGACATCATCTGCACCAGCAGCAACGCGGTGCGCGTGGTGAACAGCATCCCCGAGGACAGACCCATCCTCTTCGCACCGGACAAACACCTCGGGGCCTATGTGCAACGCGTGACCGGTCGCCACATGCTGCTGTGGGATGGCACCTGCGAGGTGCACGTGAACATCAGCATCGACAAGCTGAAACTGCTGATGGGCGCTCATCCGGAGGCGAAGCTGATCGCTCACCCCGAATGTCCTGCGCACATCCTGGCCGAGGCCGACCATGTGGGCAGTACCAGTTCGCTGCTCGATCTCGTGAAGCACGACCCGGGCACCAGCTTCATCGTGGCCACGGAAGCGGGCATCCTCTACAACATGCGCGCGGCCGTCCCGGACAAGACGCTCATCCCGGCGCCCTCCTTCGCCGACAATGAATGCGCGTGCAGCGAGTGCCCCTACATGAAGCTGAACACACTGCGGAAGATGCGTGACGCCCTGCTCCATGAGACCCCGGAGATCCTGCTCGATGAGGAGGTCCGCCTGCGCGCACACCGCGCCTTGCGCCGCATGCTCGAACTGGGATGA
- a CDS encoding ABC transporter ATP-binding protein yields the protein MDNVTFTGVGKRYRALWALKEVDASFRTGEVVMVIGPNGSGKTTLIKCLLGLVKPTTGTIRVNGTVIGPDPGYRRSIGYMPQISQFPPSLTIGQLLDMMRDVRGLASGDTDDGLVEDLGLAPQLDKRLGTLSGGTMQKVSAVLAFRSSPDILVMDEPTAGLDPLSARTVLEQAAKVRERGGTVLITSHLLEEVEALADRIAYLQDGSLRFLLPLREVLTRTGADRLAAALPRMLAPSS from the coding sequence ATGGATAACGTCACCTTCACCGGTGTGGGCAAGCGCTACCGCGCGCTCTGGGCGCTGAAGGAAGTGGATGCGTCGTTCCGCACCGGCGAGGTGGTGATGGTGATCGGGCCGAACGGCTCGGGCAAGACCACCCTGATCAAGTGCTTGCTGGGCCTAGTGAAGCCCACCACCGGTACCATCCGGGTGAACGGGACGGTCATCGGCCCGGATCCCGGATACCGCCGCTCCATCGGCTACATGCCGCAGATCTCCCAGTTCCCGCCGTCGCTCACCATCGGCCAGCTGCTCGACATGATGCGCGACGTGCGCGGCCTGGCCTCCGGAGACACGGACGATGGCCTCGTGGAGGACCTCGGCCTGGCGCCCCAGCTCGACAAGCGGTTGGGCACCCTTTCCGGTGGCACCATGCAGAAGGTGAGCGCGGTGCTCGCCTTCCGCTCCTCTCCGGACATCCTGGTGATGGACGAACCCACCGCAGGGCTCGATCCCCTGAGCGCGCGCACGGTGCTGGAGCAGGCCGCGAAGGTGAGGGAACGCGGGGGCACCGTGCTCATCACCTCGCACCTGCTGGAGGAGGTGGAGGCCCTGGCCGACCGCATCGCCTACCTGCAGGACGGGTCGCTCCGCTTTCTGCTGCCCCTGCGCGAAGTCTTGACCCGCACCGGCGCGGACCGGCTGGCGGCGGCGCTCCCCCGCATGCTCGCTCCATCATCGTGA
- a CDS encoding adenosylcobalamin-dependent ribonucleoside-diphosphate reductase: protein MPSITATLSPPAVTLPDQTGPYTAEEVLTRARAYFRGDELAATTWMNKYALRDAEGHLVEASPTDMHRRMAREFARIEARYAQVPAEKRALLSAYGKERAALDEERIFQLFDGFRDVVPQGSVMASLGDPYRLASLSNCVVIPSPLDSYGGIFHNDQQLAQLFKRRCGVGFDLSTLRPAGAPVSNAARTSTGAVSFMERFSNTTREVAQKGRRGALMLTMDIAHPDIEQFITIKQDLAKVTGANVSVRVSDEFLKAVEADADFTLRWPIDSALPKPGAEAGGRKPVVTKVVKARELWITLISCAHATAEPGVIFWDRQHRYSTSSVYPGFRNESTNPCSEIAMQGGDSCRLIAINLYSFVNEPFTPKAWFDHERFAAVTYEAQRLMDDLVDLELEAVDRILAKVNADPEPDELKRTERETWELLRDTGRKGRRTGLGFTGLADALAGLNLKYDSDAAITAAEDILRTKCRAEFDSSIDMAIERGAFAGFAPAVERTSEFTAMMERELPDVHDRMMRHGRRNISLSTVAPTGTLSLLTRTSSGIEPVYMLGYTRRRKVVPGDPNAKVTFTDDLGDQWEEFTVHHPRVLDWMQATAKSDPAESPYAGATANDIDWHKRIRMQAVVQKYTTHSISSTINLPGTATVDEVGGIYLEAWHHGLKGITVYRDGSRSGVLVSTSETKDAAASTQGGDPTSHHTPRPETLEADVLRFHNETEPWLAVVGLLDGKPYEIFTGMANGGFELPRWVAKGWVVKRRDEKLGKNRYDLEYADDEGYRVTVQGLSRTFNPEFWNYAILISSMLRQGMPVPQVVDVVANLHLYDATLNTWKNGVVRALARYIPDGTEARGRKCQECGDAEGLYYEEGCLKCRSCGGTKCG, encoded by the coding sequence ATGCCATCGATCACCGCCACCTTGTCCCCCCCCGCCGTGACCCTTCCCGATCAGACCGGACCCTACACCGCCGAGGAGGTGCTGACGCGCGCACGTGCCTATTTCAGAGGTGATGAGCTCGCGGCCACCACATGGATGAACAAGTACGCCCTGCGCGACGCCGAAGGACACCTGGTGGAAGCCTCGCCGACCGACATGCACCGGCGGATGGCCCGTGAATTCGCACGCATCGAGGCACGGTACGCGCAGGTTCCGGCCGAGAAGCGCGCCCTGCTCTCCGCCTACGGCAAGGAGCGCGCGGCGTTGGACGAGGAGCGCATCTTCCAGCTCTTCGACGGTTTCCGCGACGTGGTGCCGCAGGGCAGCGTGATGGCCTCGCTGGGCGACCCCTACCGCCTGGCCTCGCTGAGCAACTGCGTGGTGATCCCCTCGCCGCTGGACAGTTACGGAGGCATCTTCCATAACGACCAACAGCTCGCCCAGCTCTTCAAGCGCCGCTGCGGCGTGGGCTTCGACCTCAGCACGCTGCGTCCGGCCGGTGCGCCCGTGAGCAACGCGGCCCGCACGAGCACCGGCGCCGTCAGCTTCATGGAGCGCTTCAGCAACACCACGCGCGAAGTGGCCCAGAAGGGCAGGAGGGGCGCACTGATGCTCACCATGGACATCGCGCATCCGGACATCGAGCAGTTCATCACCATCAAGCAGGACCTCGCGAAGGTGACCGGTGCGAACGTGAGCGTGCGCGTGAGCGACGAGTTCCTCAAGGCCGTGGAGGCCGATGCCGACTTCACCCTGCGCTGGCCTATCGACAGCGCCCTGCCGAAGCCTGGTGCGGAGGCGGGCGGCAGGAAGCCGGTGGTGACCAAGGTGGTGAAGGCGCGCGAGCTGTGGATCACGCTCATCTCCTGCGCCCATGCCACCGCCGAGCCAGGCGTGATCTTCTGGGACCGCCAGCACCGGTACAGCACAAGCAGCGTGTATCCCGGCTTCCGCAACGAGAGCACCAACCCCTGCAGCGAGATCGCCATGCAGGGCGGGGACAGCTGCCGCCTCATCGCCATCAACCTCTACAGCTTCGTCAACGAACCCTTCACGCCCAAGGCCTGGTTCGATCACGAACGTTTCGCGGCCGTCACCTATGAGGCGCAGCGCCTCATGGACGACCTGGTGGACCTGGAACTGGAGGCCGTGGACCGCATCCTGGCCAAGGTGAACGCCGACCCCGAGCCCGACGAACTGAAGCGCACCGAACGGGAGACCTGGGAGCTGCTGCGCGACACCGGGCGGAAGGGCCGCCGCACGGGCCTGGGCTTCACAGGCCTCGCCGATGCCCTCGCCGGCCTCAACCTGAAGTATGACAGTGACGCCGCCATCACCGCCGCCGAGGACATCCTGAGGACGAAGTGCCGCGCGGAGTTCGACAGCAGCATCGACATGGCCATCGAGCGCGGCGCCTTCGCCGGTTTCGCGCCCGCCGTGGAACGCACGAGCGAATTCACCGCCATGATGGAGCGCGAGCTGCCCGATGTGCACGACCGCATGATGCGCCACGGCCGCCGCAACATCAGCCTCAGCACCGTGGCGCCCACCGGCACCCTCAGCCTGCTCACGCGCACCAGCAGCGGCATCGAGCCCGTGTACATGCTCGGCTACACGCGCCGCCGCAAGGTGGTGCCCGGTGACCCCAACGCCAAGGTCACCTTCACCGACGACCTGGGCGACCAGTGGGAGGAATTCACCGTGCACCATCCCCGCGTGCTGGACTGGATGCAGGCCACCGCCAAGAGCGATCCCGCCGAAAGCCCCTACGCCGGTGCCACCGCCAACGACATCGACTGGCACAAGCGCATCCGCATGCAGGCCGTGGTGCAGAAGTACACCACCCACAGCATCAGCAGCACCATCAACCTGCCCGGCACCGCCACGGTGGACGAGGTGGGCGGCATCTACCTGGAGGCCTGGCACCACGGGCTGAAGGGCATCACCGTGTACCGCGACGGCAGCCGCAGCGGCGTGCTGGTATCCACCTCGGAGACCAAGGACGCCGCAGCGTCGACCCAGGGGGGCGACCCGACCTCCCACCACACACCGCGCCCCGAGACCTTGGAGGCCGACGTGCTGCGGTTCCACAACGAGACCGAGCCCTGGCTGGCCGTGGTGGGCCTGCTGGACGGCAAGCCCTACGAGATCTTCACCGGCATGGCCAACGGCGGATTCGAGCTGCCCAGGTGGGTCGCCAAGGGCTGGGTGGTGAAGCGGCGCGATGAGAAGCTCGGCAAGAACCGCTACGACCTGGAGTACGCCGACGACGAGGGTTACCGCGTCACCGTGCAGGGCCTCAGCCGCACCTTCAACCCCGAGTTCTGGAACTACGCCATCCTCATCAGCAGCATGCTGCGCCAGGGCATGCCCGTGCCCCAGGTGGTGGACGTGGTGGCCAACCTGCATCTCTACGACGCCACCCTCAACACCTGGAAGAACGGCGTGGTGCGCGCCCTCGCGCGCTACATCCCCGACGGCACCGAGGCCCGGGGCCGGAAGTGCCAGGAATGCGGCGATGCCGAAGGGCTCTACTACGAGGAGGGCTGCCTCAAGTGCCGAAGCTGCGGCGGTACGAAGTGCGGGTAG
- the nadB gene encoding L-aspartate oxidase, with product MSTPLDVIVVGGGIAGMTYATQLADRAGERSVRIRILSKAAVQVSNSYHAQGGVAAVMRREDSFMDHVRDTLVVGGGRNDADVVRIVVQQGPALIRGLIGLGAHFDREPGGALQLAREGGHSTARVVHHRDRTGEEIVRVLQQRVKGTPTITVVPDQRAIDLVMEGDGSERRCIGVRAVDLCTGDLTDHFAHAVVLATGGAGRLYEHTTNPPGATGDGIAMGIRAGARTRDMAFVQFHPTALYTGKRGTVNLISEAVRGAGARLLGADKQPLMAGVHPMGDLAPRHVVARAIHREMVRAGVDHVWLDVSPIGIHRFTHEFPGIARHCRDAGLLPGRDLLPVMPAAHYMCGGLRTDDCGRTSIAGLYALGECAGSGLHGADRLASNSLLEALVIPERAAGATLEASTVDPVRSSCTVMHSRLAKRPVEIVDRAMGALTHGMTTHAGIVRNAKGLESVLRVISCIERQLQPIWHRRRWSPGLMDLRDLLVVARSLTEAAMREPVSVGAHYMEEVPVSC from the coding sequence ATGAGCACGCCGCTGGACGTGATCGTGGTGGGTGGCGGCATCGCCGGCATGACCTACGCGACCCAACTGGCGGATCGGGCCGGCGAACGAAGCGTGCGCATCCGCATCCTGTCGAAGGCAGCGGTGCAGGTGAGCAATTCGTACCACGCACAAGGTGGCGTGGCCGCCGTGATGCGCCGGGAGGATTCGTTCATGGACCATGTGCGTGACACCCTGGTGGTGGGCGGTGGTCGCAACGATGCGGACGTGGTGCGCATCGTGGTGCAGCAGGGTCCCGCCCTGATCCGCGGGCTCATCGGGCTGGGTGCCCATTTCGACCGGGAACCCGGTGGCGCCCTTCAGCTGGCACGCGAAGGTGGTCACAGTACCGCGCGCGTGGTCCATCACCGTGATCGCACCGGTGAAGAGATCGTGCGCGTGCTGCAACAGCGTGTGAAGGGGACGCCGACCATCACCGTGGTCCCCGACCAGCGCGCCATCGACCTCGTCATGGAAGGCGATGGCTCCGAACGGCGCTGCATCGGTGTGCGCGCGGTGGACCTGTGCACCGGTGACCTCACCGATCACTTCGCGCATGCGGTGGTGCTGGCGACCGGGGGAGCGGGGCGGTTGTACGAGCACACCACCAATCCACCGGGCGCCACGGGCGATGGCATCGCCATGGGCATCCGTGCCGGCGCGCGCACGCGCGACATGGCCTTCGTTCAATTCCATCCCACCGCGCTGTACACCGGCAAGCGCGGCACGGTGAACCTCATCAGTGAGGCGGTGCGGGGCGCGGGTGCACGGCTGCTCGGTGCGGACAAGCAGCCCCTGATGGCCGGCGTACACCCCATGGGTGACCTCGCGCCGCGACATGTCGTGGCGCGGGCGATCCACCGCGAGATGGTGCGTGCGGGCGTGGACCATGTGTGGCTCGATGTCAGCCCCATCGGCATCCACCGCTTCACGCACGAGTTCCCGGGCATCGCCAGGCATTGCCGCGATGCCGGGCTCCTGCCTGGCCGCGACCTGTTGCCGGTGATGCCTGCAGCGCACTACATGTGCGGCGGCCTGCGCACCGACGACTGCGGCCGGACGTCGATCGCCGGGCTCTATGCACTGGGCGAATGCGCCGGCAGCGGCCTTCACGGTGCGGACCGCCTTGCCTCGAACTCGCTGCTCGAAGCGCTGGTGATCCCCGAGCGCGCCGCCGGGGCCACCTTGGAGGCATCCACGGTGGACCCCGTCCGCAGCTCGTGCACGGTGATGCACAGCCGGCTCGCCAAGCGCCCGGTGGAGATCGTGGACCGCGCCATGGGCGCGCTGACGCACGGAATGACCACCCACGCGGGCATCGTGCGGAACGCGAAGGGACTGGAGAGCGTGCTGCGTGTGATCAGTTGCATTGAGCGGCAGCTCCAGCCCATCTGGCATCGCCGGCGCTGGTCCCCCGGGCTCATGGACCTGCGCGACCTTCTGGTGGTGGCCCGCAGCTTGACCGAAGCGGCGATGCGCGAACCCGTCAGCGTCGGAGCGCACTATATGGAGGAAGTGCCGGTGTCGTGCTGA